One genomic segment of Campylobacter sp. includes these proteins:
- a CDS encoding peroxiredoxin, with amino-acid sequence MIVTNKAVDFTATAVLGNNEIVEDFNLYKNIGEKGAVVFFYPKDFTFVCPSEIIAFDHRYQDFKSKGIEVIGVSCDSEFTHLAWKNTPVNAGGIGKVQFPLVSDITKDIARSFDVLFGNAVALRGSFLLDKDGTVRHAVINDLPLGRNIDEMLRMVDTMLFTNEHGEVCPAGWHKGDAGMKADPKGVAEYLDKNASKL; translated from the coding sequence ATGATAGTAACCAACAAAGCCGTTGATTTTACGGCAACTGCGGTTTTAGGCAACAACGAAATAGTCGAGGATTTCAACCTCTATAAAAATATCGGCGAAAAAGGCGCGGTCGTATTCTTTTATCCAAAAGATTTTACCTTCGTCTGCCCGAGCGAGATCATCGCATTCGATCACAGATATCAAGATTTCAAATCTAAGGGTATCGAAGTTATCGGCGTTAGCTGCGATAGCGAGTTTACCCACCTTGCATGGAAAAATACTCCGGTAAACGCAGGCGGTATCGGCAAAGTGCAGTTCCCACTCGTCTCAGACATCACGAAAGACATCGCGCGCAGCTTCGACGTGCTGTTCGGCAACGCCGTAGCGCTTCGCGGCAGCTTCCTACTTGACAAAGACGGCACAGTCCGCCACGCCGTCATCAACGACCTACCGCTTGGCAGAAATATCGACGAGATGTTAAGAATGGTCGATACGATGCTATTTACAAACGAGCACGGCGAGGTCTGCCCTGCAGGCTGGCACAAAGGTGACGCAGGGATGAAAGCAGATCCTAAGGGCGTCGCAGAGTATCTAGACAAAAACGCGAGCAAACTATAA
- a CDS encoding pitrilysin family protein, whose amino-acid sequence MKKLIFFISALLCSLSLYSADANPDAPLKLDPSVVHGELANGVKFYILKNDVPKNSALFYLNVAAGSVDENDDEQGLAHFVEHMAFNGSEHFDKNELVHTLQRLGVKFGADLNAQTGFENTTYNIQSQVSDETLKDVFLVLRDYAGGVKFDENETQKEKGVILEEAKKGFERRFYEKRATYLYPNSIFSRRFPIGQNEIIKGATGEQLKKFYARNYLPSAISIIVVGDVNIEQIKNLIKQNFSSLSAHGEKIPRDLSLRPFEGGLASTVEPELGANVASVLYAGKYEPLRSYSALKNEWLQAYVSRLMELGYDAMNVNAKIPLKAYFGSDDLFKNRRLYSISANIFNFDANATLNSLFSAIKGVREHGFNNDDFDSVKAEFKHQVQADLLKNDTQSAQIGALLDFVQNGNVKLSKQDEHDLSLKALEEITLADVNKFFSQITDGARFTEIISAKDLGISQKDAKLLYEKALPFNFAASKLASKQLAGADLKETEFKTQKGASGTEILEFKNGARVILKPLKSEKNKIALAAVKKGGYAHFGKARGEILTALLNSGTIGELNEYEAGRLTSKFDYKLRFRMDDADCGFRGAGADLEAMTHELYARFSEPLIHASSLTKYKTDALSAIALRDETAEFKFGEQILKSLYSGDTARKQPLSVDDVKSANLADLQRDADEIFSGAGNFIFVLSGDFEPARAKQILAKYIGNLKPGTSSATPKTLMLNTSSGEIVQDYGDSDKSEVRMIFSNYELQNFDFADTYKFQALKSVLSNRIVEQIREARGQIYSAMVHSAYVREPQIAASLNVSFSTEPKDARAVAASVSEILKQIESSGAKDSELANFKKAQILSTKRAAQTNDFWLANITAHELYGYPLYDEKSYAASINAVKSADVQEAAQMLSDRLFTAILNPKSSEKR is encoded by the coding sequence ATGAAAAAGCTTATATTTTTTATCTCCGCCCTGCTTTGCTCTTTGAGCCTTTACTCCGCAGACGCTAACCCGGACGCGCCGCTTAAGCTCGATCCTAGCGTCGTGCACGGCGAGCTGGCAAATGGCGTGAAATTTTATATCCTCAAAAACGATGTGCCGAAAAATAGCGCGCTTTTTTACCTCAACGTAGCTGCGGGCAGTGTCGATGAAAATGATGACGAGCAGGGCTTAGCGCACTTCGTTGAACACATGGCGTTCAATGGCAGCGAACATTTTGATAAAAACGAACTAGTCCATACCCTGCAGCGCTTGGGAGTAAAATTCGGCGCGGATCTCAATGCGCAAACAGGCTTTGAAAATACCACCTACAACATCCAGTCCCAAGTAAGCGACGAGACGCTGAAGGACGTATTTTTGGTATTGCGCGACTATGCAGGCGGCGTAAAATTTGACGAGAACGAAACACAAAAGGAAAAAGGCGTCATCTTAGAGGAAGCAAAAAAAGGCTTTGAGAGGCGCTTTTATGAAAAGCGCGCCACATATTTATACCCTAATTCCATATTTTCCAGACGCTTTCCGATCGGACAAAATGAAATCATCAAAGGCGCCACCGGCGAGCAACTAAAAAAATTCTATGCGCGCAACTACCTTCCTAGCGCCATTAGCATCATAGTCGTGGGCGACGTAAACATTGAGCAGATTAAAAACCTAATCAAGCAAAATTTTAGCTCTCTTTCTGCGCACGGCGAAAAAATCCCGCGCGATCTTAGTCTACGCCCATTTGAAGGCGGGCTAGCAAGCACCGTAGAGCCCGAGCTCGGCGCCAATGTCGCTAGCGTGCTTTACGCAGGCAAATATGAGCCGCTAAGAAGCTACAGTGCGCTTAAAAATGAGTGGCTGCAAGCCTACGTATCGAGGCTGATGGAGCTTGGATACGACGCGATGAATGTAAATGCCAAAATTCCGCTTAAAGCCTATTTCGGCTCGGACGATTTGTTTAAAAACCGCAGACTATACAGCATAAGCGCGAATATTTTTAATTTCGACGCCAACGCCACATTAAATAGTCTTTTTAGCGCGATCAAAGGGGTACGCGAACACGGATTTAACAATGACGATTTTGATAGCGTTAAGGCGGAATTTAAACATCAAGTGCAAGCCGATCTGCTTAAAAACGATACACAAAGTGCGCAAATAGGGGCACTACTTGATTTCGTACAAAACGGCAATGTAAAGCTTAGTAAGCAAGACGAGCACGATCTAAGCCTCAAGGCGTTAGAAGAAATAACGCTAGCAGATGTTAATAAATTTTTCTCTCAGATAACGGATGGAGCGAGATTTACGGAGATTATCTCGGCAAAGGATTTGGGCATTAGCCAAAAAGACGCGAAGCTGCTCTACGAAAAAGCGCTGCCGTTTAATTTCGCTGCTTCGAAGCTTGCTTCCAAGCAGCTTGCGGGAGCAGATTTAAAAGAGACGGAATTTAAAACGCAAAAAGGCGCTAGCGGCACTGAAATTTTGGAGTTTAAAAACGGCGCTCGCGTAATTTTAAAACCCCTTAAAAGCGAGAAAAATAAAATCGCCCTCGCAGCCGTTAAAAAAGGCGGCTACGCACATTTTGGCAAGGCTCGTGGCGAAATTTTAACTGCGCTGCTCAACTCAGGCACCATAGGCGAGCTAAACGAATATGAGGCGGGACGCTTGACCTCAAAATTTGATTATAAGCTAAGATTTAGGATGGACGACGCAGACTGCGGTTTTAGAGGCGCAGGAGCGGATCTGGAGGCGATGACACACGAGCTTTACGCAAGATTTAGCGAGCCGCTAATTCATGCAAGCTCGCTTACAAAATACAAAACCGACGCGCTTTCGGCGATTGCGCTACGAGACGAGACGGCGGAATTTAAATTCGGCGAGCAAATTTTAAAATCTCTATATTCGGGAGATACGGCTCGCAAGCAGCCGCTTAGCGTAGATGACGTAAAGAGCGCAAATCTTGCCGATTTGCAGCGCGATGCGGATGAAATTTTTTCAGGTGCTGGAAATTTTATCTTTGTGCTTAGCGGCGATTTCGAGCCTGCGCGCGCAAAACAAATTCTAGCCAAATATATCGGCAATCTAAAGCCCGGCACAAGCAGCGCTACGCCTAAAACTTTGATGCTAAATACTTCTAGCGGAGAGATTGTGCAAGATTACGGCGATAGTGATAAAAGCGAAGTTCGGATGATTTTTTCAAACTATGAGCTGCAAAATTTCGACTTTGCAGACACTTATAAATTTCAAGCGTTAAAAAGCGTACTAAGCAATCGCATCGTCGAGCAGATTCGCGAGGCGCGCGGACAAATTTACTCGGCGATGGTGCATAGCGCCTATGTGCGTGAGCCACAAATCGCAGCGAGCTTGAATGTATCGTTTTCTACCGAGCCGAAAGACGCCCGTGCGGTTGCAGCAAGCGTGAGTGAAATTTTAAAACAGATCGAAAGCTCCGGCGCAAAAGATAGCGAGCTGGCAAATTTCAAAAAAGCGCAAATTTTATCGACCAAAAGAGCTGCACAGACGAATGATTTTTGGCTTGCTAATATCACTGCGCACGAGCTTTACGGCTATCCGCTCTATGACGAAAAAAGCTACGCGGCAAGCATAAATGCGGTAAAAAGCGCGGATGTGCAAGAAGCCGCGCAAATGCTAAGCGATAGGCTATTTACGGCGATTTTAAATCCAAAAAGCTCCGAGAAACGCTAA